The Bacillus sp. F19 DNA segment TGCATTGATGACCGTGCCAACACGAATATCTAGTTTTAGAAAGTCTTCAATATTTGCCATACTGATCTAACCACCTTTTTACAATTTCCAATATCACTCATTTCTGAGTTACCCTCAGTTCCTTTTCGCTGCCAGAATTTTTAGACGACCATATTAATATTCCGATTCCTAGCATTAAGAGGAAAATCCCTAACCATGAAGTTATATTTAAGTTTTCGCCTAATATGAAAACTCCTAATAATGCTGCTGTTAACGGTTCTGCTAACGCAAGTGTAACTGCAGTTGATGAAGAGACATGGATAAGACCTTTGGCAAAAAGGAAATATGCTATCCCAGTCGCCATCATCCCAAGTTGAAGACTTACACTCACACCTCGAAAACTCGTTATCCAAGACATGTCAAAAACAAATAAAAATGGAGATAAACAGATTGCACTAAGAGTGAAAACGACTGCTACTACTGATAATGACGAATGGTTTTCAACTAAAGTTCTACTTATAAGAGTATAACTAGCAAAGGATAACCCAGCCCCAAGAGCCATTATTATTCCAACAGGGTCTACATATACTGATTCTTTATTGTCAAAGAGCATTAGACAACCTAATATTGATAGGAAAGTAGAGTACCACCAAACTTTTGATGGACGAATCTTTAAATATAACCATTCTATGAGACCTGATAAAATAGGTGCACTCCCAATTGCTACCCCTGTCCCAATGGCCACTCCCGTAATCGAAACTGCCGAGAAAAATAATGGCT contains these protein-coding regions:
- a CDS encoding EamA family transporter; translation: MKGKLSPFLILLAAILWGTTGTTQALAPETAHPIAIGATRLAVGGIFLVLIVLIIGKFNFKNWPIKTTIMASLSMALYQPLFFSAVSITGVAIGTGVAIGSAPILSGLIEWLYLKIRPSKVWWYSTFLSILGCLMLFDNKESVYVDPVGIIMALGAGLSFASYTLISRTLVENHSSLSVVAVVFTLSAICLSPFLFVFDMSWITSFRGVSVSLQLGMMATGIAYFLFAKGLIHVSSSTAVTLALAEPLTAALLGVFILGENLNITSWLGIFLLMLGIGILIWSSKNSGSEKELRVTQK